In one Leptospira yasudae genomic region, the following are encoded:
- a CDS encoding inositol monophosphatase family protein, which yields MDQPLAPPIDFPLEEVKRRIKSVQSVSGIFIESALKLQKDLKTFAFSTEAEEKDQIHKADEMMGKFIVEYLRQNFPSDSILSEDNYKYEGNNSFRWVLDPIDGSMNFVRGIPLYCVAIGLEHRESPVAGVVFVPGLNTKYSAILSQGAFKNGLRIDVSNTESLARAMLVPSFPTNRKEILNEVISDITAFISCGRSMRRTGSFVLDACWVAEGLLDGIWEKGVKLWDTAASSVILTEAGGKLTDFNGKRFLSGNSEVVVSNGKVHSQIVDIMRNVRDSIGRN from the coding sequence ATGGACCAACCACTTGCCCCTCCCATTGATTTTCCTTTAGAGGAAGTCAAACGCAGGATCAAATCCGTTCAATCCGTATCCGGTATTTTTATCGAATCGGCTCTGAAGCTTCAGAAAGATTTGAAGACGTTCGCGTTTTCGACCGAGGCGGAAGAAAAAGATCAGATCCACAAGGCCGACGAGATGATGGGAAAGTTCATCGTGGAATATCTCAGACAAAACTTTCCTTCCGACTCCATTCTTTCCGAAGACAATTACAAATACGAAGGCAATAATTCTTTTCGCTGGGTTTTGGATCCGATCGACGGTTCCATGAATTTCGTCCGGGGAATTCCTCTTTATTGCGTTGCGATCGGACTCGAGCACAGAGAATCTCCGGTTGCGGGAGTCGTGTTCGTTCCCGGTTTAAACACGAAATATTCCGCCATTCTTTCTCAAGGCGCTTTTAAAAACGGACTTCGCATCGACGTTTCCAATACGGAATCCCTCGCGCGCGCAATGCTTGTGCCGAGCTTTCCAACGAATAGAAAAGAAATATTAAACGAAGTCATTTCCGATATCACCGCGTTTATCAGTTGCGGACGCTCGATGAGAAGAACAGGCTCCTTTGTTCTCGATGCTTGCTGGGTCGCGGAAGGTCTGCTCGACGGAATCTGGGAGAAGGGCGTTAAACTTTGGGATACGGCTGCGAGTTCCGTAATTCTTACCGAAGCGGGAGGAAAACTGACCGACTTTAACGGAAAACGGTTTCTTTCCGGAAACTCGGAAGTCGTCGTTTCCAACGGAAAAGTCCATTCACAAATCGTGGATATTATGAGAAACGTCCGCGATTCCATCGGAAGAAACTAA
- a CDS encoding urate hydroxylase PuuD, with translation MEGIALFTSQGLYFLFKWVHFLAGVAWIGLLWYINFVQGAFFAETDADTKKKATQQLVPRVLWWFRWGAMFTFLSGWAMIIYAIYNGTTLSTGQWLAVILGGGLLGSLMWFNVWFVIWPAQKVVIAAAKGETAENPAPRAARGLLASRTNTLLSIPMLFLMGAARNLPISFDVTGAESHTFLGVILAIIALVETNALTATPESATFKPIKTVKGVITSGFILSLIIYILLEVLL, from the coding sequence ATGGAAGGGATTGCTCTTTTTACAAGCCAAGGCTTGTATTTCCTCTTTAAGTGGGTGCATTTCCTCGCAGGCGTCGCCTGGATCGGACTACTCTGGTACATTAACTTTGTACAAGGAGCTTTCTTTGCTGAAACGGACGCTGATACAAAAAAGAAAGCGACGCAGCAATTGGTTCCAAGAGTTCTCTGGTGGTTCCGTTGGGGAGCGATGTTTACGTTCTTGAGCGGTTGGGCGATGATCATCTACGCTATTTACAACGGCACTACTCTTTCCACAGGTCAGTGGCTTGCAGTGATTCTCGGTGGAGGATTACTCGGTTCCTTGATGTGGTTCAACGTATGGTTCGTAATTTGGCCGGCCCAAAAAGTCGTGATCGCTGCCGCAAAAGGTGAAACGGCGGAAAACCCTGCTCCTCGCGCAGCAAGAGGACTTCTGGCTTCCAGAACCAACACTCTTCTTTCGATTCCGATGTTGTTCTTGATGGGAGCGGCGAGAAATCTTCCGATCTCCTTCGACGTTACCGGAGCGGAATCTCACACGTTTTTAGGTGTGATTCTCGCGATCATCGCGTTGGTTGAAACGAATGCGTTAACCGCAACACCCGAAAGCGCGACCTTCAAGCCGATCAAAACCGTGAAAGGAGTCATCACTTCCGGGTTTATTCTTTCCCTGATCATCTACATCCTTCTTGAGGTTCTCCTTTAA
- a CDS encoding c-type cytochrome, whose amino-acid sequence MSIRETRGGMTRLLLVCISVILLFANCKEEENQTPEQKLLTQGKGLYVTNCSACHNQNPAVDGAVGPAVKGSNFELLKARIVSGTYPPGYTPKRTSQIMTRLPLNDDQIRSIEAFLNAP is encoded by the coding sequence ATGTCGATCCGTGAAACTCGAGGCGGGATGACCCGCCTCTTACTCGTTTGTATTTCCGTGATTCTTTTATTTGCGAACTGCAAAGAAGAAGAGAATCAGACTCCCGAACAAAAATTGCTGACTCAAGGAAAGGGATTGTATGTGACCAATTGCTCCGCGTGTCACAATCAAAATCCCGCAGTAGATGGTGCGGTAGGACCGGCGGTTAAAGGATCGAATTTCGAATTGTTAAAGGCGAGAATCGTAAGCGGAACGTATCCACCCGGATATACTCCGAAACGCACGAGCCAAATTATGACCCGCCTTCCTTTAAACGACGATCAGATCCGAAGCATCGAAGCGTTTCTCAACGCTCCTTGA
- a CDS encoding LIC_10030 family protein: MELNQIEELNRILSSASGQNRPNEIFVDNLHTSFFEFEDSFILPSTSVYGVDFAAAKEFLLQAEQLIPELIRTCHVLPIAKPKKNSNQLFLVKEVPSSEVDNEKKFVFVVSFILSYLGGAPTPMIVKPAAQGKTASVRTRRIYFSARILPLESFEMKNGIIVDFVTRKYKETEFMVDVDTIPSFNKIQHTYSELFDDVDYSKQISTIHSILGIDKEIWKPGKVFEPIDVELHTISTRFLESSQERIFSQFESFRHLIDLLLSPESMTIDSVKQEPLHNWLRSFGTERDVTPSGNMLWKILKRK, encoded by the coding sequence TTGGAACTCAATCAAATCGAAGAGTTGAATCGAATCCTTTCGTCCGCTTCCGGACAAAACCGTCCGAACGAAATTTTCGTGGATAACCTTCATACTTCCTTTTTCGAATTTGAAGACAGTTTCATTCTTCCTTCGACATCCGTTTACGGAGTGGACTTTGCGGCGGCTAAAGAATTCCTTCTGCAGGCGGAACAACTGATTCCGGAGTTGATCCGTACATGTCACGTTCTTCCGATCGCAAAGCCTAAAAAGAATTCCAATCAACTCTTCTTAGTGAAAGAGGTTCCTTCATCGGAAGTCGACAATGAGAAGAAGTTCGTTTTCGTCGTCAGTTTCATTCTCTCTTATTTGGGCGGCGCTCCGACTCCGATGATCGTGAAACCTGCAGCGCAAGGAAAGACGGCTTCGGTTCGAACACGGAGAATTTATTTTTCCGCGAGAATTCTTCCCTTAGAATCGTTCGAAATGAAGAACGGGATCATCGTCGATTTCGTGACGCGCAAATATAAAGAGACAGAATTCATGGTGGACGTGGATACGATTCCGTCGTTTAACAAAATTCAGCACACGTATTCGGAGCTTTTCGACGACGTGGATTACTCGAAACAGATTTCTACGATTCATTCGATTCTCGGCATCGATAAGGAAATCTGGAAACCGGGAAAAGTTTTTGAACCGATCGACGTGGAACTTCATACGATCAGCACTCGTTTTTTGGAAAGCTCTCAAGAAAGAATCTTCAGCCAATTTGAAAGCTTCCGGCATTTGATTGATCTTTTATTGTCGCCGGAAAGCATGACTATAGATTCAGTAAAACAGGAACCTTTGCACAACTGGCTCCGTTCTTTCGGAACGGAAAGGGACGTAACTCCCTCCGGTAATATGCTCTGGAAAATCCTAAAACGAAAGTAA